The stretch of DNA TGTTATTCACATTCCAAGGTTCAAATTAGTGGATCGGGAAATCCTTATTTGTGATAAGCTAACAATGatcataaacataattttttggcataatgacttatttggctctcaaattttactaaaaaagtaattttagtCTTGCATTAAAGTTTGTCTCTTTTAGCCATGtcagtattttttaaaaaattaatttttataatttttcaaattttttatatttaaaaataaattaattgctAACATAGCATCCACGTGTATGCGTGCCAATAAAGTTAACGATTTAACTTTTCAATCTATTTTAGGGTGATTTGAAAAATAATGTAAGTTTAAAGgctaaaagagatgaaaatttaaataaagggttaaaatgaatttttttaaagttagagggccaataaatcattatgcctaatgtttttaaagtttgtgactaaaacataaactcACTCAAATATAAGGGATGGATTTTGTAGTTTAGCCATAAATATATGAAGAAACAAAGCTCCTTAATCGGACATAGTAAGAGCATAGTGATCAAAACACAGATAGGAAAggactgaaaaaaaaaaaaaaaaagcagaaatGGCTCCGAAAGCAGATACCCAATCTGCCGGCGCTGTCGCCGCAGCTGACGCATCCTCTCAATTCTCAATGGACCCACTATTCCACACCTTGAAAGTCGTCCCCTACTCCTTCCTTCGCCCTCCGCGCCTCCGCCTCAAGATCCCCTCCGTCTCCCTTCCTTCCGCCATGACCGTCTTTTCTCTCGTCCTCCTCACTTACTTCATGGTGGTCTCTGGCTTCGTCTACGACGTCATCGTGGAGCCCCCTGGCATTGGCTCTACCCAAGACCCTGCCACTGGCGCCGTCCGACCTGTTGTTTTCCTTCCAGGCCGAGTCAATGGTCAGTATATCATAGAAGGACTCTCCTCTGGGTTTATGTTTGTGCTTGGTGGCATTGGGATTGTCCTCTTGGATCTTGCCCTTGATAAAAACAGGGCAAGGAGTGTCAAGGTTTCCTACGCCATTGCAGGAATCTCCTCCGTTGTTATTGCCTATGTCATGACTACGCTCTTTGTTCGCATCAAGATCCCTGGTTATCTCAGATGAAGATAATAATTCCTTAGCTATTACTTATAGTCTTCACTTTAGTTGAACAATTTTGCTTTGCTTTCTTTGTGTCTTCTTTATTGAAGAACCTGGATCTGGTGGTTTAAAATTTTCACTTGCCATTGATTTACGGATTTGAGATTTGAAGCTTTTGATGGTAATTCGATTCGATTAATGGATTAACAAGTTGAACATAATGCATCTGTTGATTgatttttatattcttaaatcACCACTGTTCTTCAGTTTATGATTTCTTCGAATAGGATCAATCAAGGCAACTAGGTTTTCCAAAACAAACTCGCCATGTTAGCCTAGAAATTAAGGGAAGGAATTCAGTGTTTATTAGGGAAAAGCGAGAGGCATTTGTGCGTGATGATGATCTTCAACTTGGGTATTTCTGATGGCTGCTTTTGTCTACAGTATATGCTCATATTCAACTTCCTTACATTGGTggattttattttaaacttttaacacTTGACCTAGCTAGTAGAATTTCAGTTTAAAGTGGATTTAGAGAAGCATTTAGACTTGTTCTAGTTCTGAGGGCAAAGTTGATAAAATCATAATTCTGAATGGTAGCTTGATGCTAttgtttttcaatttagtttGTATTCTCCCTGTTTCCATTACTGCGTATTGAGTTTCCTGAAGGCAAGTCTCTAGCTCCATATCTTAGTTTTTGCTTATTCTAATCTCAGTTTATTAATTTTATGGTGCTAAAACTGAATCAAAACgaataaatgatgaatttgattagTTTCTCTTATTTGGCACTTTTCCTGATCGCTTGCGGATATTGTGAGTGCATTATGGAAGTGCAGTTATTTTAACTCATGCTGTTTTGTTGAAAATGTTGTCTTGCCTCATGGTTTTCTATGACTTGTTTTCTcttttatgtttaataatatgaaatgtgttaaagtgtgattatttgaataaaatgttTAGCTGATTCTATCATATTAAATAATGTTCTATTGGATTAGAACTGCTAGCATAGAAAGAGAAAGGGCTACGAAGTTTTTCCTGCACTAGAAAGCAGACAATTGAAAGGTAAGTGAAAGGGGGATGGGGGGCTCTTTAGTTTTTTGGTTCAATCTGTTGCAGCTGATGGGAAAGGTTGTAGGGCACTGAGAACGCGCATAACTGCTTCAGAACTGAACTCTCTTGCCAACTAGGGTCCGCTGATGATTGTATGCACCTCTTCGAACATTGTAGCTGCCCTTCGAACATTTGACTAGTTTCTTTCTATCCCGATTTCCTTGTGCCTTAAATCAAACACATTAGTAAATACTTGCATCACGTTTGATTCACTGGCATGGAATAGATAAGGAATGTAATCGGTGGGAATAGAATAGAAGAGTAATAGGTATCGTTTGGTTTATTGAATAGAATAGATAAGCAATAGCATTACATTGTTTGGTTGACAAAATTTATGTTGATGAATATACAAGGCATAGGTATACAATTACTATTTTACCTtggattaaaaattattaattattgaaattatatttatttttaatcttttgcgtagtatttaatttattaaaattatgttatttgaaaattatgaaaaaaattcattatCTTGATTTCTTTCGAGCCTATTCTCTCTTTAACTCATTGCTTCCCTCTCAAACACATCTCAACATTCATCttcatttcattttctatttttgctGGTGCTGCTGCCTTTGGCTGCTGATTAACTGTTGTTCTTCAGCTTCTAATTTTCGCCAGCAATTGATTTTTATGTCCTTTTACGGATTTTTCACTTAATTCTTTTCTAAATCAATGCCTAAATGCCTAGATTTAAACCTAAAGTCCTGGACAACAATCTCAATAAGCCCTCCTCTGGTTGCCCTAAACTCTGCTTTTTAAGTATGTTGTTGCTCACCCTTTGTTCTTCATCCTCACTAATTTTGAAACCCAAAAGCTCTATGAAACTATCATAATCTAGAGAGAGAAGTCTtctctctccttttcttttttgttcttgtGTTCTGTTGGTTGCTATTGTTGTTTCCTTAATGTTTTCTGTCTCAACATGCTGTCTTCGCTCCGACATAGATGAATGGAACTGTTATTGTTAGATTTGCAAAGGCTGAAGACACCTAAGTGAATTAATAGCTGTGTGATGGGAGATCAGTCAAAATATAGGTGGTCATTTAGGCTGatctttaagggcattttggagagagaatttttgtttgtTCTTGGTTGGGTAGGAAGGAGTAGCCATTTTGATGGGAAGACTCAGAATAGTTTTCATAGGGAATTGGGGTTGAATAGTTTTTATAGGCCATGGCATTGTTGATTAAAGCAGAGGTCTTGAGTTCTTAAGTACTCAAGTTCGAGTTTCACTAATTGTAATTGTGATGTACGAATCACGAGTTCTAATATATGTATATGCCATGGATGATGGATGAGTCAAGGGATTATAATTTCTTGAATCTacttataaaattgaaaattaatcaTTAAACTTTTAAAACTAATTGAAAGCATAATTTCATCTTGCAAGTTTTGGATTTGATTGAATTTTATAATAGTACGCCACTATACCATCATACATGAAATGAAACTTACCGTATCCCATTTATATTCTGAGTATAAAAATTGAACTTCATTAGAAAAGGTAAAATTTACTGCTAAGACAGTATTTCAGTTTCTGTTAAGGTATTAAGAAATACTTTGCTGCAGGGATCTTATGGTGTGGGGGTTGCAGAGTGAGGGGCGATAGAGATGGGGGTAGTGAGTGTTGCGTGGTGATGAGAATTAGGAGTGAATGTTTAaccgaatcgagtgaaaaaatttcatGTTAATCGAGTTCACgagttatattttattattttaactcaatttgaaaatttttcgaatcgagttgagttgaaTAGAATCGAGcgaaattgtttgagttaaattaaaaaaattaaacatgtcaaataaaaatattgttacagAATAACTAGTTTCATGTTagagcatataaatttgaaaccatatatatttgaaaaaaatttcaaagcaaaataatagaaaaaataagatacttgagtatgataaatttaaatctttaattagctcctaaaattattattttagaaaaaattttaaattttaacttttaaaatatattttttataatttttttaaaataaaaattttgaaatttttataaatattttgaattttgaaaattattgagtttttgaatatttttgtaatttttgttgagagagaccaatttgtttattttcaaaattgacagagaCTAAAAatgtatttacaccaatctattatttgaattattcgaattgtaaaattcaactagactcgaactcgaataactcaattcgattaattcgaattttttttcgattttttcaaaTTGAATCGAGTTTTTCTCACCCGAATGAGGCTTGCTGAATCTTTTattacaaataaacaaaaaagagtGTTTTGGACTAATTATAGAGAAGTCCCTAGCtaatcaaaagtaaaaaaaatgtcatGTCAGTAATTTGTTAATGGATTAACGGAATTTTTAATAGGAGTGACcaatttaaatgattattttaatcagagtaactaaattgataaaaaaaattagagtgatCGAAATAAGAAtgactttattttaaaatgactTGATataatttatccttaatttttttataaatatatttgttacataattgTTTTCATTCGTCATTTGTTTTgctttgaattttaatttctaaatttaaatgttattttaatgattatttacaaattattctatattttattttcgggtggattttaaatatatgtatgcTACCTGTTCTTATAATCTCGAAAATTTTTTTCCActttactttttaatatttagtgcatatattttatttttagtatttaacaTGATTATAAATTTTTACTCTTGAGTTGATTTTTTGTGATATGTATACGAACAGgttgaaaatataaaaactaaaattattttttatattcttttaattttttaagtttgttatggTACTCACCATTACCGACCCACTACTCGGTTACCTGATTGGATCCTGACTTGTAGCCTACGTGTTGTACCTTGAGTTTGTACATGAGATGTTCGCGTCCTTTCATGAGCTCCTATGATGTGGGTTCGGCCTACCATACAAGTGAACCTACACATAGAAAACATGTCTTAATCCTAGAGTAGGGTACATGTCGGAATGCATGGAGACCTACCTATGACATCACGTCCATAAACAGTAACTATATCATATAAATAGAGAATTTAACCCTTTTGAAGAAGACAGACACAAAAACACTCAACAACTTGGTGCGGTGAGCATTGACAGACTTTCAATCTTCGTATAATAAAAAAACCAAGATGACTCACCCTAATGAGAATTTCCCCAATAGCTTCCTATCAAACCAAGTAGAAGGTTTTGGCACTGGCAATTAGCCCCGTGCAATGGACCTTTTTGCTGGTTGGTTTGCTGACCAACCCGAAAATCTGGGCAACTCAGGTTAGGCAAGTGCTTCCAATTTTTTCGATCTTAATACTCCTTTTGGTCAAGGACCGTCTTTTCCCACTGATTAGGGGGCATCGTCGCAGTAACTATTTGGTTTACAAGAGTAGCTGAGGTTGATGAAGGAAAAATGACTCAACAAAGCACCTGGTTTGAACAACATCAATTGTTTCAGTAGGAGCTACTAAGGTAGAATGAAGAATTAAGAAGACATATATAGTTCGACCAATCTGATCTTTAGGACCATGTCATGCCTTTCCAAGAGGAGGTTGTGGGAGCACATGTAAAACCATGGCAGAATGAGATGGATGTTTTGCGTAGAGATGCGTGAGCATTGCACACTAATGTACATGACATGGACTGGTTTTGTTGTTCTAACAACCCTTTGTCTCCAAAAGTGGCGACTGTGAGCATATCAACCTAGTTTAAAGTGTCGAAAGAGATGTTCAAATGTAAAAGAGATCCTCGGGCACATCTCATGAAGTATAATGATTACATGAATGTGTTAGGGGCTTCTGATGCAGCAAAATGTAAAGCTTTCTTGACGACTCTTAGGGGAAGCGCGAAAGATTGATATTTGTCTTTACCATAGGGCCCTATTCAAAGCTTATCGTAGTTGGGTCATATGTTTTTTACAAGATTTTGAGCCTATAGGATAATAATGAGCACTCCTATGGGTTTGATGTCATTGAAACAGAAGGATGGAGAATCTTTGCAAGATTATGTCAAACAGTTCCATGCAGCCATGTTGAACACAAAGAACTTGGAAGACTAGTGGGTTATTGATGCCTTCATTATGGGAGTCCAAAATGAGCACGTGAAATATTCGTTTACTGATAATAAGCCACAAAGTTTGGCAGATTTGTATGAAAT from Gossypium hirsutum isolate 1008001.06 chromosome D04, Gossypium_hirsutum_v2.1, whole genome shotgun sequence encodes:
- the LOC107943657 gene encoding oligosaccharyltransferase complex subunit OSTC, translating into MAPKADTQSAGAVAAADASSQFSMDPLFHTLKVVPYSFLRPPRLRLKIPSVSLPSAMTVFSLVLLTYFMVVSGFVYDVIVEPPGIGSTQDPATGAVRPVVFLPGRVNGQYIIEGLSSGFMFVLGGIGIVLLDLALDKNRARSVKVSYAIAGISSVVIAYVMTTLFVRIKIPGYLR